One Mesotoga infera genomic region harbors:
- a CDS encoding uracil-DNA glycosylase, protein MTDYVKRKELLLELNSRISDCNLCPLSSSRTNTVPGEGSIETPVVFVGEGPGADEDASGRPFVGKAGELLTKILESVKLSRQDIFITNIVKCRPPKNRVPTAEEQRACSPYLLSQLAVIRPRVVVALGATALSYFVEQDKIQITKVRGQLFEWIGGVKVFAMFHPSYLLRNASRAPGSPKSLTWEDIQKVRKMYDQLLAGKEINI, encoded by the coding sequence TTGACTGACTACGTCAAGAGAAAGGAGCTCCTTCTGGAGCTCAACTCGAGAATAAGCGACTGCAACCTCTGTCCGCTTAGCTCATCGAGAACCAACACTGTACCCGGAGAAGGCTCGATCGAAACACCTGTAGTGTTTGTAGGCGAAGGACCTGGAGCCGATGAAGATGCTTCCGGCAGACCCTTTGTGGGAAAGGCCGGCGAATTGCTTACAAAGATACTGGAATCCGTTAAGCTATCCAGGCAAGACATATTTATCACGAATATTGTGAAGTGCAGACCTCCGAAGAACAGAGTGCCGACGGCCGAGGAACAGAGGGCATGTTCACCGTATCTTCTCTCTCAGCTTGCGGTAATTAGACCAAGGGTCGTTGTCGCTTTGGGAGCGACAGCCTTGTCATATTTCGTAGAACAGGACAAAATTCAAATTACGAAAGTAAGAGGGCAACTATTCGAATGGATCGGAGGAGTTAAGGTCTTTGCAATGTTCCATCCGAGTTATCTCCTAAGAAATGCTTCAAGGGCCCCGGGTTCACCAAAGAGCCTGACCTGGGAAGACATTCAAAAAGTCAGGAAGATGTACGATCAATTGCTTGCAGGAAAGGAAATCAACATATAG